The Thermotoga neapolitana DSM 4359 sequence GTTCCGGCTCCTTATTACAGGGGAAGGGAAACACGTGGTGAAGGTAGATGATTTCTACAGAAAAGAGTACGGTGTGGTCGCGGGGATAGACGAAGCCGGCAGAGGTTGTCTGGCGGGGCCAGTCGTGGCTGCTGCCGTCATTCTGGAGTACGATATAGAGGAAGTGTGCGACTCCAAACTCCTCACATCGAAAACGAGGGAAAAGCTGTTCGATGAGATAATGGAAAAGGCAGCCGTTGGAATCGGTATGGCCACACCGGAGGAGATAGACCTTCAGAACATATTCAACGCTACAAAGATGGCTATGAACCGAGCGTTGGAGAATCTCCCTGTGAAACCCTCTTTCGTGATCATAGACGGAAAAGGATTAGATTTGGGCGTTCCCGGTACCTGTCTGGTCGGTGGTGACAGGAAAAGCAAACTCATAGGAGCAGCATCCATCATCGCCAAGGTGGTCAGAGACAGATTGATGGAGAAACTACACGATCTGTATCCTGAGTTTTCTTTCCACAAACACAAGGGTTATGCCACGAAGGATCATTTGAACGAAATCCGTCTTCACGGAGTTCTTCCCGTCCACAGAATGAGTTTCAGACCGGTTCTGGAGAATCTTTCCAGAGAAAGGCTTGAGGATTTTCTTGAAAAGAAACTCATCTCAAGGGAGCGTTTTGACAGGATACTGGGTCTTCTGGAGGCGAGAGAAGGTGTGGCTTTCGGGAAAGAAAGAGTCGGACATAATCTCACTCTTTTTCAAACACGTGGACAAGGTTGAGGAAACACTGGTCTGTGTGTTCGATCTGCTGAAAAATTTCCTGGAAGGATCGGATGAGATCGACATTCTCTATCAGCGTGCCCAAAGACTGGAGAGTGAAGCGGACAGACTCAGAAGAAAGACCGAACTGGAGATGTACAGTGGTGCCTTCCTGCCGAATTTCCGTGGAGACCTCCTCGGCTTGATAGAATCTTTGGACAAGGTTGCAAACAAGGCTGAATACGTGGCGGATATTCTCGCTCTTCAAAAGCCTGAGATTCCTCCAGAGATAAAGGATCTCGTCCTGAAACAGATGGATTACTCTCTGAAGGCTTTTAGATCGTTGAAGATGGCGCTGAAATATCTCTTCGAAGAAATGGACAGGGTAGGAGATTATGTTCTGGAGGTTGAAAGGTACGAGCACGAAGAAGATCTGGTGGAAAGGAACGCACTGAGAAAGCTCTTTGAAATGGAAACCGACAAATGCACAAAACTCGAAGCGAAAGAACTCATCAGAAGCATAGGAGACATTGCAGACAGAACGGAAGATGTCTCTGATAGAGTAGAAATCGTGCTTTTGAAGAGGAGGTTCTAAAATGGGAAAAACGGGAAAACTCTTCGAAGAACTCGTGTCCATCATGGAGAAGCTTCGCTCCCCGGAGGGTTGCGAGTGGGACAGAAAACAAACTCATGAGAGTCTGAAACCCTATCTCATCGAAGAGTGTTACGAACTGATCGAGGCGATCGATAAAAAAGATGACGAAATGATGAAAGAAGAACTCGGAGATGTTTTGCTCCAGGTTGTGTTCCACTCTCAAATAGCAAAAGAGAGAAATGCCTTCTCCATAGATGATGTGGTCGAACACTTGAATTCCAAGCTCATCAGACGCCATCCCCACGTTTTTGGAGACAGTTCCGGTTATTCCTACAAACAATGGGAGGATATAAAGGCTCAGGAGAAAGGAAAGAAGAAATCATCGAGGGTTGGAGAGATAAATCCTCTCGTTCCTGCCCTCTCCATGGCAAGAAGAATTCAGGAAAACGCTGCACAGGTGGGATTCGACTGGGACAACATCGAGGGGGTGTATGAGAAGATAGAAGAAGAACTTGAAGAACTCAAAAAGGTCAGAAGCACGGATGAAGCAGAGGAAGAACTCGGTGATCTTCTGTTTTCCATAGTCAATCTGTCCAGGTTTCTTGGGATCGATCCCGAATCTGCCCTCAGAAAGGCCACCAGAAAGTTCGTGGAGAGGTTCAGGAGGATGGAGGAGATGATAGAAAGGGATGGACTGGTGCTGGAGGAACTGTCTTTGAGGGAACTGGACGAATACTGGAACAGGGCGAAAGGAGGAGATGAGGAATGAAAAAGGTTTTCCTCGTAATTCTTCTGGTGACAACGGCCACTTTCTTTTCGCAGGCAACGACCACATCGAGCACGGTGGTTGCCATCGTCAACGGCCAGCCGATCACTTCGGATCTTCTCGAACTCGAAGCGGATATAAACGGTATTCTCAAAAGCATCGCACAGATCGATATGAGATTCTTCAACGTTCTCACAGGAACCGAGGAGGGATTGAGACTCCTTTTGAAATACAAAATGGAAGTTTTGAATTCACTGATAGACGATCTCCTCATACAGCAGCTTGCAGAAAAAGAGGGGGTCGGTGTAACAGATGAAGAGGTGAATGCAGAAGTCGAAAAAAGACTGAAAGAAACGGTGGAGTCGATGGGGATAACCCTTGAAGATCTGGATAAGTTCCTTCAGAGTGCAGGTTACGGTGATCTTGAAACGTTCAAAAAGCGCCTCAAATGGCACCTGAAAACCCAGCTTTCGCTTCAGAGACTTCAGGAAAAGATCACCCAGGATGCAACGGTGACGGTTGAGGAAGCCCAGAATTACTACAACCAGAACAAAGAGGCGTACAGAGTGCCGGCTGCCGTTCATCTCTACAGGATCTCCGCCGAAGAAAAAGGAAAAATCGATGAGGCCCTCTCAAGGATCAGAAAGGGAGAGGATTTCCTTGAGGTCGCAACAAAGGTGGCAACAGGAGGAGACCTGGGCTGGATCGAAGAAGGAGAACTTGAAAAGGATTTGGAGAGTGTCATCTTTGAAGCGCCGGAGGGTGCCATACTCGGTCCGTTCGAATCGAAGGGTGGTTTTATGCTCTACAAAGTTGTAGAAAAGAGGGCTTCCTCTTACAAAAAGTTCGAAGAGGTGAAAGAGGAAATCATCAACAAACTGCTCTCGGAGAAAAAAGCACAGATCTGGAACGACTGGTTCAACAAAACGTTCGAAGAGTTCAAGAAGAACAGTCATATAGAAATAAAACTTGGAGGGAGCGGGGAATGAAGTTAAAGACAAAGACGATGGAATGGACAGGAAACTCCTTGAGGCTGCTGGACCAGAGGAAACTTCCCTTCATCGAGGAGTACGTAGAATGCAAAACACACGAAGAGGTCGCACACGCGATAAAGGAGATGATCGTCAGAGGAGCACCTGCCATAGGTGTCACGGCTGCCTTCGGATACGTTCTGGGTTTCAGAGAGTACCGTTCAGGAGATCTGAAGGAATGGATGAAACAGGTCAAGGAAGTTTTATCTCGAACCAGGCCCACGGCCGTGAACCTGTTCTGGGCCCTGAACAGGATGGAAAAAGTCTTTCTTGAAAACCTGAAAAACGAAAACCTTGGTGAAATCCTCGAAGAAGAAGCCATGAAAATGGCACAGGAGGACATAGAGACGAACAGGGCGATCGGCAGAAACGGAGCAGAACTCATAGAGGATGGTTCGACAATTCTCACTCACTGTAACGCAGGTGCGCTTGCGACGGTGGATTACGGCACGGCCCTCGGGGTGATAAGAGCCGCCGTGGAGGCGGGAAAACGTGTGAGGGTGTTCGCCGACGAGACGCGTCCCTACCTTCAGGGGGCAAGGCTCACCGCCTGGGAGCTCATGAAAGACGGTATAGAGGTCTACGTCATAACGGACAACATGGCAGGATGGCTTATGAAAAGAGGAATGATAGACGCTGTGGTCGTGGGAGCCGACAGAATCGCTCTGAACGGAGACACCGCAAACAAGATAGGAACTTACTCCCTTGCCGTTCTGGCGAAAAGAAACAACGTTCCCTTCTACGTGGCGGCTCCGATATCTACGATAGACCCTACGATAAAAAGCGGTGACGAAATACCAATAGAGGAGAGGAGGGCAGAAGAGGTAACCCACTGTGGAGGAAACAGGATCGCTCCTGAAGGGGTGAAGGTTCTGAATCCGGCCTTCGATGTCACAGAAAACTCTCTGATAACAGCGATCATAACGGAAAAGGGTGTCATCAAACCACCTTTTGAGGAGAACATAAAGAAGATCCTCGGGGTGTAACCTTGGATCAGATTTTTGCCTTTTTGGAGGAAAAGTTCCTTGCGTGGATGTGCTTGTTCACAAGATTTACAGGCTTTTTTGTGATCGCCCCTTTCTTTTCTGAAAGGGCATTTCCGGTTGTCGTGAAGGTTTTCCTTGCGCTCTTTACGAGCTGGTTGACCCTTTACTCGTCGAACATGAGTTTGCCACTCGATACGCCCGTTCTCACCTTAACACTGAACCTGTTGTTTAACTTTCTCGTGGGATTCAGCCTTGGGTTCATCGTGTATCTTTTCCTTCAGGCATTCAACGGAGCAGGTTACATCTTTGGTTTTCAGATGGGATTTGGTATGGAGGAAGTGCTCGCGTTCGGAGAAGAGCAGACGAACCCTACAGGGGAATTGATATACCTTCTGGGTCTGACAGTTTTTGTGCTCATAAAAGGACCTCTTCTGATCTTCGAGGGTCTGAAGGATTCTTTAGAAGTGTTTCCCGTGAACCTTGTTAATTTAAAAGAAGATTTTTTCTCCTACATCGTGCAAAGGTCTGATGAATTCTTCGTGATGATCCTGAAGATCGGAATTCCCATCATCGCGTTTATGTTCATCGTCAGCATCGTACTGGGAATCGTCTCCAGACTCATTCCACAGATGAACGTTTTCATGGTTGGACTGCCGTTGAAGGTGATGATAGGTTTCGTTCTGATAGCGGGGATGTTGCCGATATGGGCGGACATGGCTCAGAGTATCTCAAATCTTGTCTGGAACGCTATTCAAGAGCTTCTTGGGAAATAGTTCCTCTACTGTTCGCTGAAGCCGAACGAACAGAGCGCGCCACTCCAAGGAAGAGAAGGAGAGTAAGAGAGGAAGGTCGAGTTCCCGTCTCAAGAGAACTCAACATGGCTATCACCTTCCTCATATTCGCCGTTGTCTTGAAGATATTCGGACCACAGGGGATCGCAAGCATCGCCCGGGATGTCAGTGCCTTTCTTTCCCTCGAAGAAACAGAAGATCTTCTGAGCGCTCTTGGATATTTTAAAGATATTCTTTTGATGATCGGAGCCCTTATGCTCTTCACCATGGCCGCTGGAATTCTGGTGGGGGCGATTCAGACGAGGTTTCTTCTTGCGTTCAAAACCCTCAGACCCGATCTGAACAGGATAAATCCGGTGGAAGGGTTCAAAAGACTGTTTTCTCTGAGATCAGTGGTCGAACTTTTGAAGGCCGTTATGAAAGTGGTGGTCATCGGTGTTGTCGTTTATCAGGTACTGAAAGATCGCTGGTACGAGATGGTTCTTTTGAGTGACATGGAACTGGAAGATGCCTTTCTGAACCTCTGGGATGTGGCATCTGAAGTTTCTCTGAAGAGTGGCATAGCCCTTCTTGCACTGGCCGTGTTCGATTATGCCTATCAGAGATGGGATTACGAAAAAAGCATTCGAATGACAAAACAGGAAGTGAAGGACGAGTTCAAGGAAGTCGAAGGAAACCCTGAGGTGAAGCGAAGGCAAAGGCAGATGATGTATGATATCCTACGAAGGAGAATGATGGAGGAGGTCCCCAAGGCCGACGTTGTGATCACCAACCCAACGCATTTTGCCGTAGCCCTGAAGTACGATCCCGACACGATGAACGCACCAACCGTGGTGGCGAAGGGTGTGGACCATCTGGCCCTGAAGATCATCGAGATCGCAAGGGAAAACGGTGTTGCAATCGTGAGAAACCCTTCTCTTGCCCGAACGCTGTATTACAGGGTGGAGATAGGTGAGGAGATACCGGTGGAATTCTACAGGATAGTGGCAGAAGTACTCGTTTACGTTTACACGAGAAAAGGGGTGAGAATTTGAAAAACGTCGATATCGTGGTCTCTCTGATGATAGTGGCCATCGTGCTTCTGATGGTACTTCCAATTCCAGATAGAATGCTGGATTTCTTTCAGATTCTCAACTTAACCCTCTCGATGATAATACTTTTTTCCACGATGTACATAAGAAGCGCACTGGAACTTTCTTCATTCCCGACTTTGCTTCTTGTGGTAACACTCTTCAGGCTGGGACTCAACGTGGCTTCAACGAGGCTCATCCTTCTGGAAGGTCCACAGTTTCAGGGAAGGGTCATAAGAACCTTTGGGGATTTTGTGGTCAGGGGAGATTACGTTGTGGGATTGATAGTGTTCTTGATACTGGTCATCATCCAGTTTGTGGTCATCACAAGGGGTGCCGAGAGGATAGCGGAAGTAGCGGCAAGGTTTACCCTCGATGCCATGCCAGGAAAACAGATGAGTGTGGACGCGGATCTGAACAGCGGCCTGATCACAGAAGAGGAAGCAAGGAAAAGGCGAGAGGAGATAAGAAGAGAAGCGGATTTCTACGGTGCTATGGATGGTGCCAGTAAGTTCGTGAGAGGGGATGCCATAGCGAGTATCATAATCGTTTTCATCAACATAGTTGGTGGGCTTCTCATCGGTGTTTTGAGGCACGGTATGAGTCTTGGGGAAGCGGCACAGGAATACGTGATCCTCACGGTGGGAGACGGACTTTCCGCCCAGATACCCGCTTTGCTGGTTTCCACTGCAACCGGTATCATCGTGTCCAGGGCAGCATCGAAGGAGAATCTCGGAAAAGACCTGGTGTCGGAACTTTCTCGCGAAACGAAGGTCATCATCCTCACAGGCGGTGTTTTGATCTTTCTGGGACTTTTCACTCCCATTCCGTTTTTCAGTGCTCTTCTGGGAGGGGCTTTGATCCTGCTTGCGGTCTATGCCTCAAGGGCCGTTCCTCAGGAAGAACTCGCAGGTCCATCGCCCGCGGAAAGACCGAGTGGTCCTGTACTGTCAACCCCTGAAGAGGTGGCTGAGGTGATACAGAGCGACACCGTTGAGGTGGAGATCGGATACGGTCTGATTCCCCTCGCCGATCCATCCCAGGGCGGTGACCTCCTCGACAGGATCACATCCATAAGAAAACAGCTTGCCTTCGAATTGGGTCTTGTGGTATCTCCCATCCGGGTGAGAGACAGTGTCCTTCTGAAACCAAACGAGTATTCCATAAAGATAAGGGGAAGTGAGGTTGCTCGTTATGAGCTGATTCCAAACAGGCTCCTCGCAATAAATCCTGGAACCGCTGAGGAGAAAATACCCGGCATACCAACCAGGGAACCCGCCTTCAACCTTGAGGCGTACTGGATAGAAGAGTGGAGAAAAGAAGAAGCCCAGCAGAAGGGTTACACCGTGGTGGATCC is a genomic window containing:
- a CDS encoding TIGR00153 family protein — translated: MDKVEETLVCVFDLLKNFLEGSDEIDILYQRAQRLESEADRLRRKTELEMYSGAFLPNFRGDLLGLIESLDKVANKAEYVADILALQKPEIPPEIKDLVLKQMDYSLKAFRSLKMALKYLFEEMDRVGDYVLEVERYEHEEDLVERNALRKLFEMETDKCTKLEAKELIRSIGDIADRTEDVSDRVEIVLLKRRF
- the flhA gene encoding flagellar biosynthesis protein FlhA — its product is MKNVDIVVSLMIVAIVLLMVLPIPDRMLDFFQILNLTLSMIILFSTMYIRSALELSSFPTLLLVVTLFRLGLNVASTRLILLEGPQFQGRVIRTFGDFVVRGDYVVGLIVFLILVIIQFVVITRGAERIAEVAARFTLDAMPGKQMSVDADLNSGLITEEEARKRREEIRREADFYGAMDGASKFVRGDAIASIIIVFINIVGGLLIGVLRHGMSLGEAAQEYVILTVGDGLSAQIPALLVSTATGIIVSRAASKENLGKDLVSELSRETKVIILTGGVLIFLGLFTPIPFFSALLGGALILLAVYASRAVPQEELAGPSPAERPSGPVLSTPEEVAEVIQSDTVEVEIGYGLIPLADPSQGGDLLDRITSIRKQLAFELGLVVSPIRVRDSVLLKPNEYSIKIRGSEVARYELIPNRLLAINPGTAEEKIPGIPTREPAFNLEAYWIEEWRKEEAQQKGYTVVDPPTVFATHLSEVLRRHADELLGVKEFELLVEGLKEKFPKLVEDLIPDVMKPAEVKKVLQRLLKEGVSIRNLPTIFETLLESAEKSKDIDFLVESVRKALKRQIASQVRSDDGKIHAVVLERELEQKLAESIKEVGEERELLLNPEVSRELMNRISAALSDLMKKGYQPVVVCSSSIRSYLSRYIARSVPGVFVISYDEIPDDYTLQIEGVVKL
- the mazG gene encoding nucleoside triphosphate pyrophosphohydrolase; the protein is MGKTGKLFEELVSIMEKLRSPEGCEWDRKQTHESLKPYLIEECYELIEAIDKKDDEMMKEELGDVLLQVVFHSQIAKERNAFSIDDVVEHLNSKLIRRHPHVFGDSSGYSYKQWEDIKAQEKGKKKSSRVGEINPLVPALSMARRIQENAAQVGFDWDNIEGVYEKIEEELEELKKVRSTDEAEEELGDLLFSIVNLSRFLGIDPESALRKATRKFVERFRRMEEMIERDGLVLEELSLRELDEYWNRAKGGDEE
- a CDS encoding peptidyl-prolyl cis-trans isomerase, with protein sequence MKKVFLVILLVTTATFFSQATTTSSTVVAIVNGQPITSDLLELEADINGILKSIAQIDMRFFNVLTGTEEGLRLLLKYKMEVLNSLIDDLLIQQLAEKEGVGVTDEEVNAEVEKRLKETVESMGITLEDLDKFLQSAGYGDLETFKKRLKWHLKTQLSLQRLQEKITQDATVTVEEAQNYYNQNKEAYRVPAAVHLYRISAEEKGKIDEALSRIRKGEDFLEVATKVATGGDLGWIEEGELEKDLESVIFEAPEGAILGPFESKGGFMLYKVVEKRASSYKKFEEVKEEIINKLLSEKKAQIWNDWFNKTFEEFKKNSHIEIKLGGSGE
- a CDS encoding ribonuclease HII — protein: MKVDDFYRKEYGVVAGIDEAGRGCLAGPVVAAAVILEYDIEEVCDSKLLTSKTREKLFDEIMEKAAVGIGMATPEEIDLQNIFNATKMAMNRALENLPVKPSFVIIDGKGLDLGVPGTCLVGGDRKSKLIGAASIIAKVVRDRLMEKLHDLYPEFSFHKHKGYATKDHLNEIRLHGVLPVHRMSFRPVLENLSRERLEDFLEKKLISRERFDRILGLLEAREGVAFGKERVGHNLTLFQTRGQG
- the mtnA gene encoding S-methyl-5-thioribose-1-phosphate isomerase, giving the protein MKLKTKTMEWTGNSLRLLDQRKLPFIEEYVECKTHEEVAHAIKEMIVRGAPAIGVTAAFGYVLGFREYRSGDLKEWMKQVKEVLSRTRPTAVNLFWALNRMEKVFLENLKNENLGEILEEEAMKMAQEDIETNRAIGRNGAELIEDGSTILTHCNAGALATVDYGTALGVIRAAVEAGKRVRVFADETRPYLQGARLTAWELMKDGIEVYVITDNMAGWLMKRGMIDAVVVGADRIALNGDTANKIGTYSLAVLAKRNNVPFYVAAPISTIDPTIKSGDEIPIEERRAEEVTHCGGNRIAPEGVKVLNPAFDVTENSLITAIITEKGVIKPPFEENIKKILGV
- the flhB gene encoding flagellar biosynthesis protein FlhB — its product is MGGHGSEYLKSCLERYSRASWEIVPLLFAEAERTERATPRKRRRVREEGRVPVSRELNMAITFLIFAVVLKIFGPQGIASIARDVSAFLSLEETEDLLSALGYFKDILLMIGALMLFTMAAGILVGAIQTRFLLAFKTLRPDLNRINPVEGFKRLFSLRSVVELLKAVMKVVVIGVVVYQVLKDRWYEMVLLSDMELEDAFLNLWDVASEVSLKSGIALLALAVFDYAYQRWDYEKSIRMTKQEVKDEFKEVEGNPEVKRRQRQMMYDILRRRMMEEVPKADVVITNPTHFAVALKYDPDTMNAPTVVAKGVDHLALKIIEIARENGVAIVRNPSLARTLYYRVEIGEEIPVEFYRIVAEVLVYVYTRKGVRI
- the fliR gene encoding flagellar biosynthetic protein FliR; this encodes MDQIFAFLEEKFLAWMCLFTRFTGFFVIAPFFSERAFPVVVKVFLALFTSWLTLYSSNMSLPLDTPVLTLTLNLLFNFLVGFSLGFIVYLFLQAFNGAGYIFGFQMGFGMEEVLAFGEEQTNPTGELIYLLGLTVFVLIKGPLLIFEGLKDSLEVFPVNLVNLKEDFFSYIVQRSDEFFVMILKIGIPIIAFMFIVSIVLGIVSRLIPQMNVFMVGLPLKVMIGFVLIAGMLPIWADMAQSISNLVWNAIQELLGK